The Zonotrichia albicollis isolate bZonAlb1 chromosome 9, bZonAlb1.hap1, whole genome shotgun sequence genome has a window encoding:
- the LOC141730032 gene encoding olfactory receptor 14J1-like yields the protein MSNSSSIRHFLLLPLADMRHLQLLHFCLLLGISLAALLGNGLIISTIACGHHLHTPMFFFLLNLALTDLGSICTTVPKAMHNSLWDTRNISYTGCAAQLFFFVFFMSLELSLLTIMCYDRYVSICKPLHYGTLLGSRACAHMAAAAWACAFLYSLLHTANTFSLPLCHGNVLGQFFCEIPQILKLSCSKSYLRELRLLAVSFCVASSCFVFIVFSYVQIFRVVLRIPSEQGRHKAFSTCLPHLAVVSLFISTAMFAYLKPSSMSSPSLDLALSVLYSVVTPALNPLIYSLRNQELKASMWALMTGWFQKH from the coding sequence atgtccaacagcagctccatcaggcacttcctcctgctgccattggcagacatgcggcacctgcagctcctgcacttctgcctcttgctgggcatctccctggctgccctcctgggcaacggcctcatcatcagcaccatagcctgcggccaccacctacacacgcccatgttcttcttcctgctcaacctggccctcactgacctgggctccatctgcaccactgtccccaaagccatgcacaattccctctgggacaccaggaacatctcctacacaggatgtgctgctcagctctttttttttgtgtttttcatgtcattagagctttccctcctgaccatcatgtgctacgaccgctacgtgtccatctgcaaacccctgcactacgggaccctcctgggcagcagagcttgtgcccacatggcagcagcggCCTGGGCCTgtgcctttctctattcactgttgcacacggccaatacattttctctgcccctctgccatggcaatgtcctgggccagttcttctgtgaaatcccacagatcctcaagctttCCTGCTCCAAGTCCTACCTCAGGGAGCTTAGGCTTCTTGCTGTAAGTTTCTGTGTAGCCTCAAGCtgctttgtgttcattgttttctcctatgtgcagatcttcagggttgtgctgaggatcccctctgagcagggacggcacaaagccttttccacctgcctccctcacctggctgtggtctccctgttcatcAGCACTGCAatgtttgcctacctgaagccctcCTCCATgtcttccccatccctggatctggccctgtcagttctgtactcagtggtgactccagccctgaaccccctcatctacagcctgaggaaccaggagctcaaggcttcCATGTGGgcactgatgactggatggtttcagaaacattaa